Proteins from one Mercurialis annua linkage group LG7, ddMerAnnu1.2, whole genome shotgun sequence genomic window:
- the LOC126656059 gene encoding ethylene-response factor C3, translating into MEAQLFSFDSLQSNFSWELDHQLQNIYDDQFPNSFPLDSNDSEQMILFHVLSSSSSSSTSSEHKIQSSESNSTSGGGGVAVKEEEVEEVSTSKKEKSFRGVRKRPWGKYAAEIRDSTRNGIRVWLGTFDSAEAAALAYDQAAFSMRGSMAIMNFPVDVVKESLQEIKYRCDDGCSPVIALKRRHSMRRKSSVNGGKKSSKVKEVKAVNNSNRTQQNNVVVFQDLGAEFLEELLSSSCDGSPINPWW; encoded by the coding sequence ATGGAAGCAcaacttttttcttttgattccttACAATCTAATTTCTCATGGGAACTAGATCACCAACTTCAAAATATTTACGACGATCAATTCCCCAATTCATTTCCTCTCGATTCCAACGACTCCGAACAAATGATTCTCTTTCATGTTCTATCatcatcctcctcctcctccacaTCATCGGAACACAAAATTCAGTCATCGGAGTCAAACTCGACAAGCGGCGGCGGAGGAGTTGCCGTAAAAGAAGAGGAAGTAGAAGAAGTTTCAACCTCGAAGAAGGAGAAATCATTCAGAGGAGTAAGGAAGAGGCCGTGGGGAAAATACGCGGCGGAGATTAGAGACTCGACAAGAAATGGAATTAGGGTTTGGTTAGGAACGTTTGATAGTGCGGAAGCTGCGGCTTTAGCTTATGATCAAGCAGCATTTTCTATGAGAGGTTCAATGGCTATTATGAACTTTCCGGTGGACGTGGTTAAGGAATCACTTCAAGAGATTAAGTATAGATGCGACGACGGTTGTTCGCCGGTGATTGCTTTAAAGAGACGCCACTCCATGAGACGGAAGTCGTCGGTTAACGGTGGCAAGAAGAGTAGTAAAGTGAAGGAGGTTAAAGCCGTTAATAATAGTAACAGAACGCAGCAAAATAATGTGGTGGTGTTTCAAGATTTAGGAGCGGAGTTCTTAGAGGAGCTTTTAAGCTCATCTTGCGACGGAAGTCCGATAAATCCATGGTGGTGA